Part of the Nitrososphaerales archaeon genome is shown below.
CCCAAACCTCCCGATCGAGATCTGATACTTTTGAGAAGAAGTAGATTTCAACATCAAAACTTTTTATTCACGATGATCGATTTTTAGATGATTTGAACTACGTATTAAGACCTATAGGAGTTGTCGAAAAGGTTGAAGGCGAAGTAGCAAAGGTCAGGATTTTTAACGATTTCATCGAAGGGTTAGATCAAATAATGGAATTTTCACATATAATCGTAATAGGTTGGCTCCACCTTAGTGATCGAGAAGAAAGGAGGAAGACCCTCAAAGTGAAGCCTAAACGCCATCCCGGAGCACCCTTGGTGGGGGTATTCGCATCGAGGAGCCCCGATAGGCCGAACCCCATCGGCCTCTGTGTGACTCAGCTTCTAGGATTGGAAGATTCCACTTTAATTGTAAAAGGGTTGGATTTTATCGAAGGCACACCTATTATCGATATCAAGCCTTATCTACCGAGGGCCGATTGCATCCCTGAAGCAAAAGCTCCAGAATGGACACTTCATGGCCCGCCAACGTGAATGTGACAAATATTCCATCCGAATAAAAATATGGTATCAAAAATCGAAGAAATCAAAGGGGAGATTTACGAGTACCTCCGATAAAGTCCTCTAACACTTTCTTTACTGGCATTTTAAATCGTCGGCGCAACCGATTTAGTATCTGTGCCCCTTTCTCTGTGATCGAATAGTATCTGATACGCCTTCCACCCCTTTGTGTACATTCACTAGATATGAATTTACCTTCTTCCAATTTGTATAAAAGAGGGTATATTACCCCTGCGTGTAGTCTTTGCCTGGTCAACCTTTCCATCTCTTTGATGATGGTATAGCCTGACATAGACCTTTGGCTTATAAGCCATAAGATGATGATTCGGTTAAAGCCCCTAACTATAGCTTTGATCAATACCTTTTCAGCATCATCGATCGATCGATCCTTCAATCTCAATTCTCTTCTTTTTAAAAGGAATA
Proteins encoded:
- a CDS encoding PadR family transcriptional regulator, coding for MKDRSIDDAEKVLIKAIVRGFNRIIILWLISQRSMSGYTIIKEMERLTRQRLHAGVIYPLLYKLEEGKFISSECTQRGGRRIRYYSITEKGAQILNRLRRRFKMPVKKVLEDFIGGTRKSPL
- the tsaA gene encoding tRNA (N6-threonylcarbamoyladenosine(37)-N6)-methyltransferase TrmO, with the translated sequence MNYVLRPIGVVEKVEGEVAKVRIFNDFIEGLDQIMEFSHIIVIGWLHLSDREERRKTLKVKPKRHPGAPLVGVFASRSPDRPNPIGLCVTQLLGLEDSTLIVKGLDFIEGTPIIDIKPYLPRADCIPEAKAPEWTLHGPPT